DNA sequence from the Lycium barbarum isolate Lr01 chromosome 5, ASM1917538v2, whole genome shotgun sequence genome:
GCTATAACACGCAAATCTATAATTATTTTCTataaacccaaaatagattaaagttcatccacatatcatatacctcacttacaaattcaattgattacctaaattcgagATAAACACATCTAAACGAGTGCATATCAAAGTTTGACTAAATTTGATAAAATGGTACTGATACAATAGCACAACTTCTATCTTTATTGCAGGCCTGAAGATTGAAGTTGATTATAGCTTCTATGTACTTAATCCTGCTTGACACTACTTAATGATATTTCACGCTACTTAATACTGTTTAAGCCTTTTTAACACTACTTAATATGTTGATTTTCTACACACAAGGATATAATAGGTACATAAATTCACTCGATACGTATTTTCTTGGAGTCAAACCGCACCATTTATAAGACAGGCGTATACAGGTGAGGAAACAAGACTAGAGAGAACTAAGAGTGGATGGTTGAAGGAAAAGTGAAGTCGGAATATATAAGGAATCGATGTTCCCCAAACCATTAGACTTCCAGAGAAGAGTCAGGTCGCTAAATTTTGGCTATAGCAATATCTAAGAATAATGCTATATGTGATTTGTGAATATTTGTTGTCTTTCTTTAAGAGTGAAAAGCTAATATCCATATTCTCCTATCGATTGAGATTTGATTTTGTCATCCAACCACAGTTGATAATTTGGTTCTTCGACATTCTGATTACAACACATAAAAGTAAGATTACAAAGAGGACACTTCCCTCCATATTCTTCTGAAATCTAAAGTTGTATAAATTGCCTAAACAGAAGAAACAAACAAATAAACATCAACATGTTACAAATTTCCCTGTAATGGTACACATATAACAGCTTCCAAAATTGTAACAAACTATGATTtgtctcaattttattcaatataatcAATTCAGCTTAATCTGCTTTAACTATTTCATCTGCCTCGGCAGCAATCAATGGCTTGTTTTCCAGCAATAAGGAATCTGAATCCTCCTCCAAATACATCAACATCCTTTCTAGAAGTTCTTGGATATCAAGTGCAATCACCATCACCGTGATGCTATTCCTGCCTCTCCAGCATCCTATAGCGATAGTTGAAGCATCCACTCGAAGTTCTGACAAGGTCTTATTGTCTAAAAGAAATAGAGAGCAAATTTTACGATAGAAACAAACCAATCGTGTTTACTAAAATGAAGATTGTATGCACATCTAACCTTTATTCAAAATCGCTGCACAACAACCAAACTGCAGCTTTGAAGCCTTTTCCCGGAATTCAGCATCCACAAAATCACCAAATTTAATGCTCTTGTACTGCAAAAGATGCTTGAAATCTGTAGGAGATGCATACACTATTTGTTTGCTCATATGTGGAAGCAGCAGTGGCAATCCTTCAGATGTTATGCGGAATACACATTGTGCAGAAACATCTTTTTGCCGCTCCTGCAGCGTTGAAAAGAGAAAACAGAAAGGTTATCTAATAATGCAATGGACAGAGGTCACTGGGAAAGAAAGTTTGGGATTGGCGGAGGGGGGTTCGGGTGAGTTCTTTGCACACGAAACTATAGTGCGAGACGAGTTCCAAAAAGAGAAATCTCAAGTGTCAAATTTGAGGGACTTACAAACATCTTGAGCCCAACGGCAGCTATCTTGAGCTGCTCACCAGCTAGAAAATTGAGTTCAAGAACTTCTTTCACAGATTTAGATACATAATAAACTCTCTTCACATGGCTGATATCACTATTCCTCACAATCAAATGGCCTCTGAATGGAAAGGATTCCTTGATGCCATAGAAGGCCTTTATCTGATCCACAGCTGCCTCCTCCCGGTAAAATAATATTGGGTCAATCCCTCTCCAATATCCTTGCATTTGTAACTTTCTTCTCCCTTTAACCAACTCAGGACCAGCTCTTCCATCACTGGAAGGTTCAATCAGCTCCGGCCTTTTTTCTTCAACTATTTTGCTGGGGTCAGTATCCAGTGGAGCTTCATCCTTTCCATTTTCAAGAATATCAGCATCATCTATAGTCGCTTCAGATAGCTGGTTACCTACAGAATCCACTTTCTCAACTTCACCAGCATTTATATCTTTGACCTCGATAAAATTTTGTGCTTGGAAATTGCCTCTGGAAGTTGTCTTCATTTGTATGACTGCAAAGTCATAAAGAACGGAATCTTAACAATTACAAAGTACAGAGCAAAATTACGATAGAAATTGTATTAATTATAATGACATCAAGGGTGTGTACTCCTGatctatgttactcggactcttcaaaaatattgACGGGtacgtgtcggatcctccaaaagtagtgcatttttggaggatccgacacgggtacgGCAGCCATTTTAGAGAGTCAGAGCAACTTAACTCCTGATAGCTCACGGATTGGCAATCATGGCATTGGCGGCCTCCAACTTATTAAGGGCCTAGAGTGTTTCAAGAGAGCATGGAAAAAATAcctcaagacccataatatacttGTGTTATTTAAAAAGAGGAGTTAAAGACAAATAAACCAAGAATCCAATTTGACCGCCCAAGCCCAATCAACATCAAGTCCTTGGAGTGCTCAAAAAGGTCATGGAAACTAAGATTCAAATCAAATGTATCCAAGGAAAACAAGAAACACAAAGAGGAGAGAAACGTGGACCAAAAAACGCCTCCACATTTCAAAATGTGGAGCCTGGCAGGAAAGGAGGAAATGGAGCACGGCATGATAATCAAACATGGAGCCAACTGTAGGAGAAGCTCACCAAAAGCAGCTCCATGATTATCGAATGTGGAGACGTTTTAGGACCCCACGATTTTACTAATTTCGGCCTAAGTGTAATTGAAAGCCTAGTTTAAGGATATTTTTTACTATTGTTAGCTTCTTCCTAGACCTAGTATAAATATTTTAGTTTCCTCTTTTGGCAAGTTAGCTAGTTTTTAGATGATTAAAGATCATACTCTTCTGGGTGATTGTTTGTATCTCTTTATGGAACCTTCCTGGAATTCTTCTTGCCATGGACCCATGTATGAGTTCAACTCTCTTCCCCCTTGTATTATTCTAGTAATTAAATGTTTATTTGATTGTTAAAATTCTCCTTTCTTTCTTCTGATTTTCTGTTAACCCCAATCTAATTACAACTTCTATCCTTGTGTTCTATCTAGTTTCTTCATTACTTGTTCTGTTTCCTCGTTTTGCATCTTGGTTTCTATCATttagtatcagagctttaggCTTAGGAGTTGTACTTAAAATCCTTGGTCTTTGCTTTTCTAAAATCTAAATATCACAACAAAAAAAGGAGTTCCACCATTGTTGATGTTTGAGTACTTGTGCTTCAAGTTTCGAATCTGAATTTCAAAACTTGAACCACAAAAGAAGATATAGCTGTGCAGATGCCCCAAGTTTCTACTTCTGAGGAATAGTTGACGTTTTAACTCACGTGGTAAAGGAGAAAGCTTGTGAAGGACAGCAATAAAGAAAGCTCCACTGTTCTGATCATGTGGCACTATCCTCATACAACGTTCCAATGGTAGACTTGAAGCCTCCTCGCCCAAGATTGTAGTAGGAGTTGCAGGATCCTGCACCATCCCAGTACCATTTTGAGAATTACCATTATGCTCAAGTGCATCCACATATCCTTTGCCAGAGGGGAACATTCCAGGAACAACTGCAGCTCTGCGAGAATCAAGAACTTCATTGAAAGAAGTCAACCACATCCCTTTATCTTGAACCTGCATGCACAGAAGAATGACTCAAGGAAGCAGTGTAAAGCAACCATACCTGTGTAACATAAATAGAATTAAGAATTTAAGGATGGCTATTAGTGTTTACTTCTACTTGGGCTTGTACTACTAACAGGCGAATATAGAATAAGTGGAACTCATAACAAAGTCAGGATCACTGAAAGCCTTCCAGGTCTtataaaatgaaacaaaatagAAAGAACTTCTGATATGTAACTAGTTCCAGTGACGTAATTCTCGTCCTTCACATCTTGGACCAGCAAAAACTATACAGCTGAATTACGTTATAATACTAAACTTTGGCTGACAGTATAATCCAGAAAAGTTAATG
Encoded proteins:
- the LOC132640530 gene encoding uncharacterized protein LOC132640530 isoform X2 encodes the protein MKSLQEEGTDGSEVVAIRPLPWYPENLAWQSTFSRKQLRKNEILKRFHEFLKLQNEIGNITRQEAVSMVPPLFLDVRPDDFILDMCAAPGSKTFQLLEMIHHSAEPGSLPGGMVLANDVDVQRCNLLIHQTKRMSTANLIVTNHEAQHFPSCHLNRINAKGSEPREAKELDIDQLLFDRVLCDVPCSGDGTLRKAPDIWRRWNAGMGNGLHGLQVQIAMRGMSLLKVGGRMVYSTCSMNPIENEAVVAEILRRCGGSVELVDVSSELPQLVRRPGLKKWKVQDKGMWLTSFNEVLDSRRAAVVPGMFPSGKGYVDALEHNGNSQNGTGMVQDPATPTTILGEEASSLPLERCMRIVPHDQNSGAFFIAVLHKLSPLPLIQMKTTSRGNFQAQNFIEVKDINAGEVEKVDSVGNQLSEATIDDADILENGKDEAPLDTDPSKIVEEKRPELIEPSSDGRAGPELVKGRRKLQMQGYWRGIDPILFYREEAAVDQIKAFYGIKESFPFRGHLIVRNSDISHVKRVYYVSKSVKEVLELNFLAGEQLKIAAVGLKMFERQKDVSAQCVFRITSEGLPLLLPHMSKQIVYASPTDFKHLLQYKSIKFGDFVDAEFREKASKLQFGCCAAILNKDNKTLSELRVDASTIAIGCWRGRNSITVMVIALDIQELLERMLMYLEEDSDSLLLENKPLIAAEADEIVKAD
- the LOC132640530 gene encoding uncharacterized protein LOC132640530 isoform X1; translated protein: MGGRGRSRTQRKHFAQSRENNWKYSKNSSDQQQENDNNNRENSNPTWKPFTTQNFAFEEYYKEQGIVPPEEWNTFMECLRSELPAAFRINASSQCYLEIQAKLENDFMKSLQEEGTDGSEVVAIRPLPWYPENLAWQSTFSRKQLRKNEILKRFHEFLKLQNEIGNITRQEAVSMVPPLFLDVRPDDFILDMCAAPGSKTFQLLEMIHHSAEPGSLPGGMVLANDVDVQRCNLLIHQTKRMSTANLIVTNHEAQHFPSCHLNRINAKGSEPREAKELDIDQLLFDRVLCDVPCSGDGTLRKAPDIWRRWNAGMGNGLHGLQVQIAMRGMSLLKVGGRMVYSTCSMNPIENEAVVAEILRRCGGSVELVDVSSELPQLVRRPGLKKWKVQDKGMWLTSFNEVLDSRRAAVVPGMFPSGKGYVDALEHNGNSQNGTGMVQDPATPTTILGEEASSLPLERCMRIVPHDQNSGAFFIAVLHKLSPLPLIQMKTTSRGNFQAQNFIEVKDINAGEVEKVDSVGNQLSEATIDDADILENGKDEAPLDTDPSKIVEEKRPELIEPSSDGRAGPELVKGRRKLQMQGYWRGIDPILFYREEAAVDQIKAFYGIKESFPFRGHLIVRNSDISHVKRVYYVSKSVKEVLELNFLAGEQLKIAAVGLKMFERQKDVSAQCVFRITSEGLPLLLPHMSKQIVYASPTDFKHLLQYKSIKFGDFVDAEFREKASKLQFGCCAAILNKDNKTLSELRVDASTIAIGCWRGRNSITVMVIALDIQELLERMLMYLEEDSDSLLLENKPLIAAEADEIVKAD